One genomic region from Microcella humidisoli encodes:
- a CDS encoding ABC transporter ATP-binding protein produces MATASTIVRVDGVAKRFVIRKEKSLKERLVNFGRSNQHKDDFWALDEVSFEVPIGASVGLLGANGSGKSTLLKVIGGIIEPTRGAVERRGRVAALLELGAGFHPDLTGRENVYLNGSILGLSRKQTDRYFDSIVDFAEVHDFIDTQVKFYSSGMYVRLAFAIAVHVDPDLLLVDEVLAVGDERFQKKCMDKIREFQQEGRTILFVSHSADQVTRVCDRAIVLSHGRVVFDGDTTGGIAALRSSF; encoded by the coding sequence ATGGCCACCGCATCCACGATCGTGCGCGTCGACGGCGTCGCCAAGCGCTTCGTCATTCGCAAGGAGAAGTCGCTCAAAGAGCGCCTCGTCAACTTCGGCCGCTCGAACCAGCACAAAGACGACTTCTGGGCGCTCGACGAGGTGTCGTTCGAGGTGCCGATCGGCGCCTCGGTCGGCCTGCTCGGCGCGAACGGCTCGGGCAAGAGCACCCTGCTCAAGGTCATCGGCGGCATCATCGAGCCCACGCGCGGCGCCGTCGAGCGCCGCGGCCGCGTCGCCGCCCTGCTCGAGCTGGGCGCGGGCTTCCACCCCGACCTCACGGGGCGCGAGAACGTGTACCTCAACGGCTCGATCCTCGGCCTCTCGCGCAAGCAGACCGACCGCTACTTCGACTCGATCGTCGACTTCGCCGAAGTGCACGACTTCATCGACACGCAGGTGAAGTTCTACTCGTCGGGCATGTACGTGCGGCTCGCCTTCGCGATCGCCGTGCACGTCGACCCCGACCTGCTGCTCGTCGACGAGGTGCTCGCCGTCGGCGACGAACGGTTCCAAAAGAAGTGCATGGACAAGATCCGTGAGTTCCAGCAGGAAGGGCGCACGATCCTGTTCGTGAGCCACTCGGCCGATCAGGTGACGCGCGTCTGCGACCGCGCCATCGTGCTCTCGCACGGTCGCGTCGTCTTCGACGGCGACACCACGGGCGGCATCGCCGCGCTGCGCAGCTCGTTCTAG
- a CDS encoding glycosyltransferase, which translates to MSVHVDLRCLQDPTHPERGIPTYTAQLAVATEAARAHRDLLWVLSADGPVPRGARDLLHSGRVVRDDDHAVRDGADVLHITSPFYGLPARIEPAPARYRATVATLYDLIPLRYPEVYLSSRHMVAAYRSRLELVRQADRVLSISRATTRDAIDLAGIDPGRIVTIGAGVSADHVPASDPSVAYDGARAALPDVRPGFVLYTGGWDFRKNLEGLLQGYAQLPRALRAQHQLVIVCSLQPQQREHLEHIARDLGVIDDFLLTGYVSDAVLIALYQSTALFVFPSLFEGFGLPVAEALACGAPCIVADTSSLVEIVPDPAGRFDPGDARSIADRMAAALTPGALRDDLLELAATQRYSWHDVAGRTLQAYDEAAPRRRAPLAARPRCRIALVSPMPPVASGVADYSARLLPELARHADVDVFAQAGADPIEVEGVRCFAAAALPAVRAAQGEYDDIVYSIGNSEYHYEVFAQARRHRGGTALLHDVALQGVLRLARTRRPDIVDVDALIALEALEAGDLVIEHAGYPAHRSPDYADLNRPLVRSIARRVDRLLVHSRFAASLARLELAPGDRADVQTVAFAHRTMPAPAEGPRDAVVSMGILSSVKQSVEVWEAFLLAATRHPHLVFALVGENHLDQQTLDRLQERARTTGVAGRVIATGRVSDAQYNAWLARAMVAVQLRATSRGESSAAVADCFAAGVPVIVSALGSALELPPGSVVRIPVTTRPDRIAAEIDDVISDPIRRQTLGSAARSHAVAHDFARAARDILIAGGADLSGVVSRTG; encoded by the coding sequence ATGTCGGTGCACGTCGATCTGCGCTGCCTCCAAGATCCGACGCATCCCGAGCGGGGCATCCCGACCTACACGGCACAGCTCGCCGTCGCGACCGAGGCGGCGCGCGCGCATCGCGATCTCCTGTGGGTTCTCTCCGCCGATGGCCCGGTTCCCCGGGGGGCTCGTGACCTGCTGCACTCGGGGCGCGTCGTGCGCGACGACGACCACGCGGTGCGCGACGGCGCTGACGTGCTGCACATCACCTCACCCTTCTACGGACTGCCCGCGCGCATCGAGCCCGCGCCCGCCCGGTACCGCGCCACGGTTGCGACGCTCTACGATCTGATCCCCCTGCGGTATCCCGAGGTGTACCTGTCGAGCCGGCACATGGTGGCCGCGTACCGTTCACGGCTCGAGCTCGTGCGGCAGGCCGACCGCGTTCTCAGCATCTCTCGGGCGACGACGCGCGACGCTATCGACCTCGCCGGCATCGATCCCGGCCGGATCGTGACGATCGGCGCGGGCGTCTCGGCCGACCATGTTCCGGCGAGCGACCCGTCGGTGGCGTACGACGGTGCGCGGGCGGCGCTCCCCGACGTGCGCCCCGGCTTCGTGCTCTACACCGGCGGCTGGGACTTCCGGAAGAACCTCGAGGGGCTGCTGCAGGGGTACGCCCAGCTTCCGCGAGCGCTGCGTGCCCAGCATCAGCTCGTGATCGTGTGCAGCTTGCAGCCGCAGCAGCGCGAGCACCTCGAGCACATCGCCCGTGATCTCGGCGTCATCGACGACTTTCTCCTGACGGGCTACGTGTCCGATGCGGTGCTCATCGCGCTCTATCAATCGACGGCCCTGTTCGTCTTCCCCTCGCTCTTCGAGGGTTTCGGCCTGCCCGTCGCCGAGGCGCTCGCCTGCGGAGCCCCGTGCATCGTCGCCGACACATCCTCGCTCGTCGAGATCGTGCCCGACCCCGCCGGGCGATTCGATCCCGGGGATGCCCGCTCGATCGCCGATCGCATGGCCGCGGCTCTGACCCCGGGCGCCCTGCGCGATGATCTGCTCGAGCTCGCCGCGACGCAGCGCTACTCGTGGCACGACGTCGCGGGGCGCACCTTGCAGGCCTACGACGAGGCCGCGCCGCGGCGGCGCGCACCGCTCGCGGCCCGTCCGCGTTGCCGAATCGCGCTCGTGAGCCCGATGCCGCCCGTTGCGAGCGGTGTCGCCGACTACTCGGCGCGGTTGCTGCCCGAGTTGGCGCGTCACGCCGACGTCGATGTCTTCGCCCAGGCCGGCGCCGACCCGATCGAGGTCGAGGGAGTGCGCTGTTTCGCGGCGGCGGCGCTGCCGGCGGTGCGCGCCGCGCAGGGCGAGTACGACGACATCGTCTACAGCATCGGCAACAGCGAGTACCACTACGAGGTCTTCGCGCAGGCGCGCCGCCATCGGGGCGGTACGGCCCTGCTGCACGACGTCGCCCTGCAGGGCGTGCTGCGGCTCGCGCGAACCCGGCGCCCCGACATCGTCGACGTGGATGCCCTGATCGCGCTCGAGGCGCTCGAGGCGGGCGACCTCGTCATCGAGCACGCCGGCTACCCGGCGCACCGATCGCCCGACTACGCCGACCTCAACCGCCCCCTCGTGCGCTCGATCGCCCGGCGGGTCGATCGCCTGCTCGTGCACTCACGCTTCGCCGCCTCCCTCGCCCGCCTCGAACTCGCCCCGGGTGATCGCGCTGATGTTCAGACGGTCGCCTTCGCGCACCGCACGATGCCCGCCCCCGCCGAAGGCCCGCGCGATGCCGTCGTCTCGATGGGCATCCTCAGCTCGGTCAAGCAATCGGTCGAGGTCTGGGAGGCCTTCCTCCTCGCCGCGACCCGGCACCCTCATCTCGTGTTCGCCCTCGTGGGGGAGAACCACCTCGATCAGCAGACGCTCGACCGACTTCAGGAGCGCGCTCGAACCACCGGCGTCGCCGGGCGCGTCATCGCGACCGGACGCGTCAGCGACGCGCAGTACAACGCGTGGCTGGCACGGGCGATGGTCGCCGTGCAGCTGCGAGCCACGTCGCGGGGCGAGAGCTCGGCCGCGGTCGCTGACTGCTTCGCCGCGGGTGTTCCCGTCATCGTCTCGGCACTCGGGTCGGCACTCGAGCTCCCGCCCGGTTCGGTGGTGCGGATTCCCGTCACGACACGACCCGATCGCATCGCCGCAGAGATCGATGACGTCATCTCCGACCCGATCCGTCGTCAGACGTTGGGTTCTGCGGCGAGGAGTCATG
- a CDS encoding polysaccharide pyruvyl transferase family protein — MPLSPRRHILLVGDVGASSTLHVGDEAMAEAAIAQLRRRLEADLVLLSRDPRDTRHRYGVESVERIGFAGLAHDAVMRRHDRVLALLAGDDDALPTDDPARGVIDAVAAADGVLITGGGNITTLYAEHLAERSAVGAMAAHHGIPLVIGGQSLGPRFDDGDAALVATLLEGARLAAAREPGSFALARSLAPHATVVETGDDATLLGTADEPDTAVARRHGLEPGGFVAVSFSPAAGTLGYRQLLDDLRGLVTAIARASGLPVVLLRHEGSIDPARSLADDAIADALADLDGVSSIPVQDARTTAALTRAAALCVTSRYHGAVFALAGGVPCVALWPELYSQQKMQGLLAHHGLSTWCAPLTALGTGHAVRLVEAAWAERGTIAAHLSRSRPAAVAHAESWWDAVAAVFAGRDPDIPGAYPAPAELPVAAPLRDELARLSALTLLVEQSGAAPEPDPVDWRTRALELERSTSWRITAPLRAVMARRPGRRPAPPR, encoded by the coding sequence ATGCCGTTGTCGCCGCGTCGCCACATCCTGCTCGTCGGCGACGTCGGGGCGAGCAGCACGCTGCACGTCGGCGATGAGGCGATGGCCGAAGCGGCGATCGCGCAGCTGCGCCGGCGGCTCGAGGCCGACCTCGTACTCCTCTCGCGCGACCCGCGCGACACACGGCACCGGTACGGGGTCGAGAGCGTCGAACGCATCGGCTTCGCGGGGCTCGCCCACGACGCGGTGATGCGCCGCCACGACCGCGTGCTGGCCCTGCTCGCCGGCGACGACGACGCCCTGCCCACCGACGACCCGGCCCGCGGGGTCATCGACGCCGTCGCGGCCGCCGACGGCGTGCTCATCACGGGCGGCGGCAACATCACGACCCTCTATGCCGAGCACCTCGCCGAGCGCTCGGCCGTCGGCGCGATGGCCGCGCACCATGGCATCCCGCTCGTGATCGGCGGGCAGAGTCTCGGCCCGCGTTTCGACGACGGCGACGCCGCGCTCGTCGCCACGCTGCTCGAGGGGGCGCGCCTCGCGGCCGCGCGCGAACCCGGCTCGTTCGCCCTCGCACGCTCGCTCGCCCCGCACGCCACCGTCGTCGAAACGGGTGACGACGCCACGCTGCTCGGCACCGCCGATGAGCCCGACACGGCGGTCGCCCGCCGGCACGGGCTCGAGCCGGGCGGCTTCGTTGCCGTGAGCTTCTCGCCCGCGGCGGGCACCCTGGGCTATCGCCAGCTGCTCGACGACCTGCGCGGTCTCGTCACCGCGATCGCGCGCGCCTCAGGGCTGCCGGTCGTGCTGCTGCGCCACGAGGGCTCGATCGATCCGGCGCGGTCGCTGGCCGACGACGCCATCGCCGATGCCCTGGCCGACCTCGACGGCGTGAGCTCGATCCCCGTGCAGGATGCCCGCACGACCGCTGCACTGACCCGCGCCGCCGCGTTGTGCGTCACGAGCCGCTACCACGGCGCGGTGTTCGCCCTGGCGGGCGGCGTGCCCTGCGTCGCCCTCTGGCCCGAGCTCTACTCGCAGCAGAAGATGCAGGGCCTGCTCGCGCACCACGGCCTCTCGACCTGGTGCGCACCGCTCACGGCCCTCGGCACGGGGCACGCCGTCCGACTCGTCGAGGCGGCGTGGGCCGAGCGCGGCACGATCGCCGCGCACCTCTCGCGATCGCGGCCCGCGGCGGTCGCACACGCCGAATCGTGGTGGGATGCGGTGGCCGCGGTGTTCGCCGGCCGCGACCCCGACATCCCTGGTGCGTACCCCGCGCCCGCCGAGCTGCCGGTCGCGGCGCCGCTGCGCGACGAACTCGCACGGCTCTCTGCGCTGACGCTGCTCGTCGAGCAGTCCGGAGCCGCCCCCGAGCCCGACCCCGTCGACTGGCGCACGCGCGCCCTCGAGCTCGAGCGCAGCACGTCGTGGCGCATCACGGCGCCGCTGCGCGCCGTGATGGCGCGGCGTCCCGGGCGCCGGCCGGCACCGCCCCGCTAG
- a CDS encoding O-antigen ligase family protein yields the protein MSWLRDRRVALAAVTFFTLLAGDAWRYSISWYGWGVVVALIIAGWVAIAIGQRVDLRRIPIALGVFAGVVTLSIVWSAYPSASAIGIPLTLATMLVGVVLAHTVPLDQVLRALGVALRWILGLSLAFELVVAAVLQRPVLPLWVDYDEPVPRAFYWSRALLFEGGRIQGIPGNANLLAFAALLGVIVFGIQLAERRVGRAAGWGWLGAAVLTLGLTRSSTVIVCAVGAAAVLVIVLLARRFSLRGQLVVYGVATGVVAGIVAAAIAGRETLLALLGRSDDLTGRLDIWAAVIELAQQRPVLGWGWVSYWAPWVEPFDDLAVIRGVAYLQAHNAWLDVWLQLGVVGVVVFGILVITTGVRTLAWSVDSPRDSTETPTLRLLPALLLAVLLVHSLAESRLLIEAGMVLLVWLAVASRGHRTMHRAAVTAARAR from the coding sequence ATGTCCTGGCTCCGCGACCGGCGCGTGGCCCTCGCCGCAGTCACGTTCTTCACGCTGCTCGCGGGAGACGCCTGGCGCTACTCAATCAGCTGGTACGGCTGGGGTGTCGTCGTGGCCCTCATCATCGCAGGGTGGGTCGCCATCGCGATCGGTCAGCGTGTCGACCTGCGGCGCATCCCGATCGCGCTGGGGGTGTTCGCCGGGGTCGTGACCCTGTCGATCGTGTGGTCGGCGTACCCCTCCGCCTCAGCGATCGGCATCCCGCTCACCCTCGCCACGATGCTCGTCGGGGTCGTGCTCGCGCACACGGTGCCGCTCGACCAGGTGCTGCGCGCGCTCGGCGTGGCCCTGCGGTGGATCCTCGGTCTCTCGCTCGCCTTCGAGCTCGTCGTCGCGGCCGTGCTGCAGCGGCCCGTGCTGCCGCTCTGGGTCGACTACGACGAACCCGTGCCGCGCGCCTTCTACTGGTCGCGCGCGCTGCTCTTCGAGGGCGGCCGCATCCAGGGCATCCCCGGCAACGCGAATCTGCTCGCCTTCGCGGCGCTGCTCGGCGTCATCGTGTTCGGCATCCAGCTCGCCGAGCGGCGGGTCGGGCGGGCGGCGGGTTGGGGCTGGCTCGGCGCCGCCGTGCTCACCCTCGGTCTCACCCGCTCGTCGACCGTCATCGTGTGCGCCGTCGGCGCGGCTGCGGTGCTCGTCATCGTGCTGCTCGCGCGCCGCTTCTCGCTGCGCGGCCAGCTCGTCGTCTACGGCGTCGCGACGGGCGTCGTCGCGGGCATCGTGGCCGCCGCGATCGCGGGCCGTGAGACCCTGCTGGCTCTGCTGGGGCGCAGCGACGACCTCACCGGGCGGCTCGACATCTGGGCCGCCGTCATCGAGCTGGCACAGCAGCGTCCCGTTCTCGGCTGGGGCTGGGTCAGCTACTGGGCTCCCTGGGTCGAGCCCTTCGACGACCTCGCGGTCATCCGCGGCGTCGCCTACCTGCAGGCGCACAACGCCTGGCTCGATGTGTGGCTGCAGCTGGGCGTCGTCGGGGTGGTCGTGTTCGGCATCCTCGTGATCACGACGGGCGTGCGCACGCTCGCCTGGTCGGTCGACTCCCCCCGTGACAGCACCGAGACCCCGACGCTGCGCCTGCTGCCGGCGCTGCTGCTCGCGGTGCTGCTCGTGCACAGTCTCGCCGAGTCACGGCTGCTCATCGAGGCCGGCATGGTCCTGCTGGTCTGGCTCGCGGTCGCCTCGCGCGGGCATCGCACGATGCACCGGGCCGCCGTCACCGCCGCGAGGGCGCGATGA
- a CDS encoding ABC transporter permease: MDKAQRVAHVEALPFERTVAGRVGVFAGLWRAIRDVIARRELLGLLVRRELKARYKDSSLGFLWSLIKPLTMLLIYFVAIGQFLGAARAIPDFAIFVYAGLTLWALYSEIVVTGTQSILSNAGLIKKVYLPREIFPLAATGSAFVNFGVQFLILIVAVVALGQFPISWNLLYIPVAVAIAAVYGVALALLLSAVNVYLRDIQYLVEVGLLVFFWASPIVYSWSFVVEAGERSDLPWLESTYLINPMSTAILAFQRGIWAAGSEERVLGGVTVPPQPWPADLDLRLLITFVVGLVLVVVAQRVFSRLQGNFAQEI; this comes from the coding sequence TTGGATAAGGCGCAGCGGGTCGCGCACGTCGAGGCCCTGCCGTTCGAGCGCACCGTCGCCGGGCGGGTCGGGGTCTTCGCCGGGCTCTGGCGCGCCATCCGCGACGTCATCGCGCGCCGCGAGCTGCTGGGCCTGCTCGTGCGCCGCGAGCTCAAGGCCCGCTACAAAGACAGCTCGCTGGGGTTCCTGTGGAGCCTCATCAAGCCGCTCACGATGCTGCTCATCTACTTCGTGGCGATCGGCCAGTTCCTCGGTGCCGCGCGCGCCATTCCCGACTTCGCGATCTTCGTGTATGCCGGGCTCACGCTCTGGGCCCTGTACAGCGAGATCGTCGTCACCGGCACCCAGTCGATCCTCTCGAACGCCGGCCTCATCAAGAAGGTCTACCTGCCGCGCGAGATCTTCCCGCTCGCCGCGACCGGGTCGGCGTTCGTGAACTTCGGCGTGCAGTTCCTCATCCTGATCGTCGCCGTCGTCGCGCTCGGCCAGTTCCCGATCTCGTGGAACCTGCTCTACATCCCCGTCGCCGTCGCGATCGCCGCCGTCTACGGCGTCGCGCTGGCCCTCCTGCTCTCGGCCGTCAACGTGTACCTCCGCGATATCCAGTACCTCGTCGAGGTCGGGCTGCTGGTCTTCTTCTGGGCCTCCCCGATCGTGTACTCGTGGTCGTTCGTCGTCGAGGCGGGCGAGCGCTCTGATCTGCCGTGGCTCGAGAGCACGTACCTCATCAACCCGATGTCGACCGCGATCCTGGCGTTCCAGCGGGGAATCTGGGCCGCCGGCTCCGAGGAGCGCGTGCTCGGCGGCGTCACCGTGCCGCCCCAGCCGTGGCCCGCCGACCTCGACCTGCGACTGCTCATCACCTTCGTCGTCGGCCTCGTGCTCGTCGTCGTGGCGCAGCGAGTGTTCTCGCGCCTGCAGGGCAACTTCGCACAGGAGATCTGA
- a CDS encoding O-antigen ligase family protein: MKPDALAAARTLLGSPRVTQALTEAIVGVALVTHAVRALVGWPGTIAIIAALVVLASASLASQPERTEWRGVLPLSLLALFSLLTVSIIWSQYTWATVGGIAYALAFGFLGVYIALVRDLIQLVRAVGNALRVILTASFVLEILSGVILDTPFTWIGITGDLALGGPVQGLAGTRNALGFLGALAVLSFWIEFRTRSVSRALTAYSLTLAAATIVLARSPVSLLVLLAVLVTGLALVVIRRQQPLARRATQSALLVAAAVFALIAWVFRSALISVVDAAADVAVRTSVWGSVRALIDQQPVLGWGWVGPWPTEVYPFSSVRSSSGFQPDSALNAYGDIWLQLGLAGLIVLVAALGLAFVRAWLVASDRRSTVYVWPALTLVLLATTSMTESYLLFEGGLLLFVTSAFAAARNRSWRRRLD; this comes from the coding sequence ATGAAGCCGGATGCCCTGGCCGCCGCTCGCACCCTGCTCGGGTCGCCCCGCGTCACCCAGGCGCTGACCGAGGCCATCGTCGGCGTCGCCCTCGTAACGCACGCCGTGCGCGCGCTTGTCGGGTGGCCGGGAACGATCGCGATCATCGCCGCGCTCGTCGTGCTCGCCTCGGCGTCGCTCGCGAGCCAGCCCGAGCGCACGGAGTGGCGGGGCGTACTGCCGCTCTCGCTGCTCGCCCTGTTCTCGCTGCTCACCGTCAGCATCATCTGGAGCCAGTACACGTGGGCAACCGTGGGGGGCATCGCCTACGCCCTCGCCTTCGGGTTCCTCGGGGTGTACATCGCCCTCGTTCGCGACCTCATCCAGCTCGTGCGCGCCGTGGGAAACGCGCTCCGCGTGATCCTCACCGCATCCTTCGTGCTCGAGATCCTCAGCGGCGTGATCCTCGACACGCCCTTCACCTGGATCGGCATCACGGGCGATCTGGCGCTCGGGGGCCCCGTGCAGGGGCTCGCGGGCACGCGCAACGCCCTGGGCTTCCTCGGCGCGCTCGCAGTGCTGAGCTTCTGGATCGAGTTCCGCACGCGCTCGGTGTCGCGGGCGCTCACGGCCTACTCGCTCACGCTCGCGGCCGCCACGATCGTGCTCGCGCGCTCCCCCGTCTCCCTGCTCGTCCTGCTCGCCGTGCTCGTCACCGGCCTCGCGCTCGTCGTCATCCGTCGCCAGCAGCCCCTCGCCCGTCGCGCGACGCAGAGCGCGCTGCTCGTGGCCGCCGCGGTGTTCGCGCTCATCGCGTGGGTCTTCCGCAGCGCGCTCATCTCGGTCGTGGATGCCGCGGCCGACGTCGCGGTGCGCACGAGCGTGTGGGGCTCGGTGCGTGCGCTCATCGACCAGCAGCCGGTGCTCGGCTGGGGCTGGGTGGGGCCCTGGCCCACGGAGGTCTACCCCTTCTCGAGCGTGCGGTCGAGCAGCGGGTTCCAGCCCGATTCCGCGCTCAACGCCTACGGCGACATCTGGCTGCAGCTCGGGCTCGCGGGGCTCATCGTGCTCGTCGCCGCGCTCGGGCTCGCGTTCGTGCGGGCCTGGCTGGTCGCGAGCGACCGCCGCAGCACCGTGTACGTGTGGCCGGCGCTCACGCTCGTGCTGCTCGCGACGACGAGCATGACCGAGAGCTACCTGCTGTTCGAGGGCGGACTCCTGCTGTTCGTCACGAGCGCTTTCGCGGCGGCGCGCAACCGCTCGTGGCGCCGCCGCCTCGACTGA
- a CDS encoding glycosyltransferase family 2 protein, with protein MKLFVQVPCLNEEQTLPSVLATIPKQIDGIDEIHILIIDDGSTDRTVEVARELGVEHFVHHVRNMGLARSFRDGVHYALLNGADIIVNTDGDNQYPQDRIPDLVAPIVAGEADIVIGDRQTHTIEHFSWFKKRLQKLGSTVVNLAASTDLPDAASGFRAYSRDALIKLNIVTQFSYCMETIIQAGNKRLRIGSVPIDTNPKTRESRLFSSMGQHVTKSAQAILRSYIMFKPFAFFAVIGSFMFIGAMVPFVRYLILIWVFGDDAGQHLQSLILGVALLIGSLLSFALGVLADLQRTNRVLAEESLERLKEMQYGIVRTGTSIG; from the coding sequence ATGAAGCTGTTCGTGCAGGTTCCGTGTCTCAACGAGGAGCAGACACTTCCCTCGGTGCTCGCCACCATCCCGAAGCAGATCGACGGCATCGACGAGATCCACATCCTTATCATCGATGACGGATCGACCGACCGCACCGTCGAGGTGGCGCGCGAGCTCGGGGTCGAGCACTTCGTGCACCACGTGCGCAACATGGGGCTCGCCCGCTCGTTCCGCGACGGCGTTCACTACGCCCTGCTCAACGGCGCCGACATCATCGTCAACACCGATGGCGACAACCAGTACCCGCAAGACCGGATCCCCGACCTCGTCGCCCCGATCGTGGCCGGTGAGGCCGACATCGTCATCGGCGACCGGCAGACGCACACGATCGAGCACTTCTCGTGGTTCAAGAAGCGCCTGCAGAAGCTCGGCAGCACGGTCGTGAACCTCGCGGCGAGCACCGACCTGCCCGATGCCGCGAGCGGGTTCCGCGCCTACTCGCGCGACGCGCTCATCAAGCTCAACATCGTCACGCAGTTCAGCTACTGCATGGAGACGATCATCCAGGCGGGCAACAAGCGTCTGCGCATCGGCAGCGTGCCCATCGACACCAACCCGAAGACGCGCGAGTCCCGGCTGTTCTCGAGCATGGGGCAGCACGTCACGAAGTCGGCCCAGGCCATCCTGCGCAGCTACATCATGTTCAAGCCCTTCGCGTTCTTCGCGGTCATCGGCTCGTTCATGTTCATCGGGGCGATGGTGCCCTTCGTTCGCTACCTCATCCTCATCTGGGTCTTCGGCGACGACGCCGGCCAGCACCTGCAGTCGCTCATCCTCGGTGTCGCGCTGCTCATCGGCTCACTGCTCTCGTTCGCGCTCGGCGTGCTCGCCGACCTCCAGCGCACCAACCGCGTGCTGGCGGAAGAGTCGCTCGAACGCTTGAAAGAGATGCAGTACGGCATCGTTCGCACCGGAACCTCGATTGGATAA
- a CDS encoding glycosyltransferase family 4 protein, whose protein sequence is MTASTAVMHRARSRDERVALLCRLLGGSRADDRESGVTPVDPAAALAELLDHDPSPSRIWLTIAVLTSTLPPSADVVAWRRRVRLDGPAALLALRPARRLRRRAVSVIEGGVVVDVHHTARTDLETGIQRVVVNVMRQWTAAERQMTIVGWLPGDEGFELLGDRWDQAQASSRTTSSTRPVVVPWRSTYVLPELAVEADRLDRVQSLAQYSGSATAVVGYDCVPLTVPETAGGGMRGAFARNLAAVAWFDRVATISEAAAVEYRGWARMVEAAGIEGPQISAVVLADESVPSDADVASIQGIVRAGHPLVLCVGSHEPRKNHLAVLHAAELVWREGLDFDLLFVGGNAWNSARFLERLTELQRAGRSVRSLRRVDDATLAALYRRASFSVFPSVNEGYGLPIVESLALGTPVITSGFGSMREIATSGSVLVDPRDDRSIADAIAGLLRDEERRETLAEEARSRGVRSWEAYADELWSFMVHGGHGRTGPQSNSGVS, encoded by the coding sequence ATGACCGCGTCGACAGCCGTGATGCACCGAGCGCGATCGCGTGACGAGCGAGTCGCGCTGCTCTGCCGACTGCTCGGAGGCTCCCGTGCGGACGACCGCGAGAGCGGCGTGACCCCGGTTGACCCGGCCGCGGCACTGGCCGAGCTGCTCGACCACGATCCTTCGCCGTCGCGGATCTGGCTGACGATCGCCGTGTTGACGAGCACGCTGCCCCCCTCGGCCGACGTGGTCGCGTGGCGCCGTCGCGTGCGGCTCGACGGCCCCGCTGCACTCCTGGCCCTCCGGCCCGCCCGACGGCTGCGGAGGCGCGCGGTGAGTGTCATCGAGGGCGGTGTCGTCGTCGATGTGCATCACACCGCTCGTACCGATCTGGAGACGGGTATCCAGCGCGTGGTCGTCAACGTCATGCGGCAGTGGACGGCCGCCGAACGGCAGATGACCATCGTCGGCTGGCTGCCGGGCGATGAGGGCTTCGAGCTGCTCGGCGATCGGTGGGATCAGGCGCAGGCGTCGTCGCGCACGACGAGCTCGACCCGTCCGGTGGTCGTGCCGTGGCGATCGACCTACGTTCTTCCCGAGCTCGCGGTCGAGGCCGACCGCCTCGACCGGGTGCAGTCGCTCGCTCAGTACAGCGGATCCGCCACGGCCGTCGTCGGCTATGACTGCGTTCCCCTCACCGTGCCCGAGACGGCGGGCGGGGGGATGCGCGGAGCATTCGCTCGCAACCTGGCTGCGGTGGCCTGGTTCGACCGCGTCGCGACCATCTCCGAAGCCGCGGCTGTCGAGTACCGCGGGTGGGCGCGCATGGTCGAGGCCGCCGGTATCGAGGGGCCGCAGATCTCAGCGGTCGTGCTCGCCGACGAGTCGGTGCCGAGCGACGCCGATGTCGCGTCGATCCAGGGAATCGTGCGTGCCGGGCACCCTCTCGTGCTGTGCGTCGGCAGCCATGAGCCGCGCAAGAACCACCTCGCCGTGTTGCACGCGGCCGAGCTGGTGTGGCGCGAGGGCCTCGACTTCGACCTTCTCTTCGTCGGCGGCAACGCGTGGAACTCCGCCCGCTTCCTGGAACGCCTCACCGAGCTGCAGCGCGCCGGGCGATCTGTGCGCAGCCTGCGCCGCGTCGACGACGCGACGCTCGCCGCGCTCTACCGCCGGGCATCCTTCTCGGTGTTCCCCTCCGTGAACGAGGGCTACGGGCTGCCGATCGTCGAGTCGCTCGCGCTCGGCACTCCCGTCATCACCTCGGGGTTCGGCAGCATGCGCGAGATCGCGACCTCAGGATCGGTCCTCGTCGACCCGCGTGACGACCGCTCGATCGCCGACGCGATCGCCGGTCTTCTGCGCGACGAAGAGCGTCGCGAGACGCTCGCCGAGGAGGCCCGCTCACGCGGAGTGCGGAGTTGGGAAGCCTACGCCGATGAACTATGGTCGTTCATGGTCCACGGGGGTCACGGTCGCACCGGTCCTCAGTCGAACTCAGGAGTGTCATGA